Proteins from one Streptomyces roseifaciens genomic window:
- a CDS encoding Fpg/Nei family DNA glycosylase — MPELPEVEALAGFLAGRLAGRTVERVLPVAVSVLKTYDPPLTALEGREVSGVRRYGKFLDVATGDGPHLVLHLARAGWLRWQESLPEAPPRPGKGPLALRVRLTGGGGFDVTEAGTQKRLAAYCVRDVSEVPGVARLGPDPLAPGFTLDAFAGLLRDERRQLKGVLRDQGVIAGIGNAYSDEILHAARMSPFKLAASLTEDETAALYGALRTVLHEAVERARGHAADELKAEKKSGLRVHGRTGQPCPVCGDTVREVSFSDSSLQYCPTCQTGGKPLADRRLSRLLK, encoded by the coding sequence ATGCCGGAGCTGCCGGAGGTCGAGGCTCTTGCCGGGTTTCTCGCCGGGCGTCTTGCCGGGCGTACGGTCGAGCGCGTGCTGCCCGTGGCCGTGAGCGTGCTCAAGACCTATGATCCGCCGCTCACCGCCCTGGAGGGGCGGGAGGTCAGCGGCGTGCGGCGGTACGGCAAGTTCCTCGACGTCGCCACCGGCGACGGCCCGCACCTCGTGCTGCACCTGGCCCGCGCCGGCTGGCTGCGCTGGCAGGAGAGCCTGCCCGAGGCGCCGCCCCGCCCCGGCAAGGGCCCGCTGGCGCTGCGCGTACGGCTGACGGGCGGCGGCGGCTTCGACGTCACCGAGGCGGGCACCCAGAAGCGGCTCGCGGCCTACTGCGTGCGGGACGTCTCCGAGGTGCCCGGCGTCGCCCGGCTCGGCCCCGATCCCCTCGCCCCGGGCTTCACCCTCGACGCCTTCGCCGGCCTGCTGCGCGACGAGCGGCGGCAGCTCAAGGGCGTCCTGCGCGACCAGGGCGTCATCGCGGGGATCGGCAACGCCTACTCGGACGAGATCCTGCACGCGGCCCGCATGTCCCCGTTCAAGCTCGCGGCGAGCCTGACGGAGGACGAGACCGCCGCCCTGTACGGGGCCTTGCGCACGGTGCTGCACGAGGCAGTCGAGCGGGCGCGCGGCCACGCCGCGGACGAGCTGAAGGCGGAGAAGAAGAGCGGCCTGCGGGTGCACGGCCGCACCGGGCAGCCGTGTCCCGTGTGCGGCGACACCGTCCGCGAGGTGTCCTTCAGCGACTCCTCGCTGCAGTACTGCCCCACCTGCCAGACGGGCGGCAAGCCGCTGGCCGACCGCAGGCTGTCCCGCCTGCTGAAATGA
- a CDS encoding amino acid permease: MAGLRTGHGVLRRKPIETIEEAEETEAHGEHLTRTLGLWQLTAIGVGGIIGAGIFSLAGTIANGVAGPAVLVSFLIAGVASAAAAFSYAEFAGLIPRAGSAYTYGYAVLGEIGGWFIGWDLLLEYTAIVAVVAIGISGYINFLLGEMNAELPAWMLGAPGTGEGHRVDLFAAVLCLLIAWLLTMGIKNAARFETVVVGLKILVVLLVVVVGFFHVKSSNYTPFFPFGVSGAFTGAATVFFAVFGYDAMSTAAEESKDAQRHMPKAILYSLAISMVLYVLACLVLTGMQHYEDIDKASGFSTAFKSVGLEGLADVIAVGAIIGILTVMFTFMLGVTRVWFAMSRDGLLPKWFSKTHPTRHVPTRVTWIVGVVSAAIAGLMPIGEAAELTNIGILLAFAVVCAAVIVLRYKQPELPRSFRCPWVPVVPGIGVAASIWLITYLAWQTWLRFAMWFAVGLVVYFAYSYKHSELAHADARGIPRD, encoded by the coding sequence ATGGCCGGGCTCCGGACGGGACATGGCGTGCTGCGCCGCAAACCGATCGAGACGATCGAGGAGGCGGAGGAGACCGAGGCGCACGGCGAGCACCTGACCAGGACCCTGGGCCTGTGGCAGCTCACGGCGATCGGCGTCGGCGGCATCATCGGCGCGGGCATCTTCAGCCTCGCGGGCACCATCGCCAACGGCGTCGCCGGGCCGGCCGTGCTCGTCTCCTTCCTCATCGCGGGCGTGGCGAGCGCGGCCGCGGCCTTCTCGTACGCCGAGTTCGCGGGCCTGATCCCGCGGGCCGGCTCCGCCTACACCTACGGCTACGCGGTGCTCGGCGAGATCGGCGGCTGGTTCATCGGCTGGGACCTGCTGCTGGAGTACACGGCGATCGTCGCGGTGGTCGCCATCGGCATCTCCGGGTACATCAACTTCCTGCTCGGGGAGATGAACGCCGAGCTGCCCGCCTGGATGCTGGGCGCGCCCGGGACGGGCGAGGGGCACCGGGTGGACCTGTTCGCCGCGGTGCTGTGCCTGCTGATCGCCTGGCTGCTGACCATGGGCATCAAGAACGCGGCCCGGTTCGAGACCGTGGTCGTCGGCCTGAAGATCCTGGTCGTGCTGCTGGTGGTCGTCGTGGGCTTCTTCCACGTCAAGAGCAGCAACTACACGCCCTTCTTCCCGTTCGGGGTCAGCGGGGCCTTCACCGGCGCGGCCACGGTCTTCTTCGCCGTCTTCGGCTACGACGCGATGTCCACGGCGGCCGAGGAGTCCAAGGACGCCCAGCGGCACATGCCGAAGGCGATCCTGTACTCGCTGGCGATCTCGATGGTGCTGTACGTGCTGGCCTGCCTGGTCCTCACCGGCATGCAGCACTACGAGGACATCGACAAGGCCAGCGGCTTCTCCACCGCCTTCAAGTCGGTCGGGCTCGAAGGCCTCGCGGACGTCATCGCGGTCGGCGCGATCATCGGCATCCTCACCGTCATGTTCACCTTCATGCTCGGCGTGACCCGGGTGTGGTTCGCGATGAGCCGCGACGGGCTGCTGCCGAAGTGGTTCTCCAAGACGCACCCGACCCGGCACGTGCCGACGCGCGTGACCTGGATCGTGGGCGTGGTGTCGGCGGCCATCGCGGGCCTGATGCCCATCGGCGAGGCCGCGGAGCTGACGAACATCGGCATCCTGCTGGCCTTCGCGGTCGTGTGCGCGGCCGTGATCGTGCTCCGCTACAAGCAGCCGGAGCTGCCGCGCTCGTTCCGCTGCCCCTGGGTGCCCGTGGTGCCCGGGATCGGGGTCGCGGCGTCGATCTGGCTGATCACCTACCTGGCGTGGCAGACGTGGCTGCGGTTCGCGATGTGGTTCGCGGTGGGGCTGGTGGTGTACTTCGCCTACTCCTACAAGCACTCCGAGCTCGCCCACGCGGACGCCAGGGGGATTCCGCGGGACTGA
- a CDS encoding GH92 family glycosyl hydrolase has translation MRWTGHLRSRTCAAALALAAVLGGGSLAAPRPAAAADGLTGLVNPFIGTQNEGNTFPGAAVPFGMVQLSPDTGHSTGYDYKHDHIRGFSTVHLSGVGCRLGGDLPVLPTTGDVTRTDNARYAAAFSHRDESARPGYYRVGLSSYGGITAELTAGRRTGHQRYTFPATGKANVLLNTGQSLHRTVSTTVEVLDSRTVRSAVTGRGFCQDTRPYTVYTITRFDRPFTTFGTWNGDKVSEGTRSSTSAGRNGAWVRFDTTRDRTVEATTAISYVDAAGAAGNLRAEDDDFDRTARAAREAWERRLDDVRVQGGAAALRRTFYSSLYRTFLAPTVGSDADGRYTGWDGRIHRARGFTYYQNWSLWDTYRTQAQLLALLAPDESRDMALSVLQVEEDGGWLPKWGYGTVETNIMTGDPVTPFLTNAYQHGLLKGHEEEAYRVLKRNADGVPPKDSPYVGRDGNDRYIRDGYVPCVPGRPKEKPGDSDVHQGGSATLEYALADGMLAKMARSLGHHADADRYAARSRNYRNVHDPATGFFRARGADGAFMGPADPAKSVCFHEGTAWQYQWLVPQDLPGMIDLIGGRAAANSRLDSFFAYDRLLKDPARTAREVWVHGPYDYYNADKYNPQNEPDLIAPYTYLSTGQPWKTTDVVHAALTLFTDAPTGMTGNDDLGTMSAWMVLSAIGVFPVQPGADVWGLSTPVFDRVDLNLDGERFTVTAPGTSDRERYVQSVRLDGEGYGRTYLTSRQITGGGKLDFTVGASPSGWGTGARAAAPAIG, from the coding sequence ATGAGATGGACCGGACACCTGCGCTCGCGCACCTGCGCGGCCGCACTCGCTCTCGCGGCGGTACTGGGCGGGGGCTCGCTCGCGGCCCCGCGGCCGGCCGCCGCGGCCGACGGCCTGACCGGCCTGGTCAACCCCTTCATCGGCACCCAGAACGAGGGCAACACCTTCCCCGGAGCCGCCGTGCCGTTCGGCATGGTGCAGCTCTCCCCCGACACCGGCCACAGCACGGGCTACGACTACAAGCACGACCACATCCGCGGCTTCAGCACCGTGCACCTGTCCGGGGTGGGCTGCCGCCTCGGCGGGGACCTGCCCGTGCTGCCCACCACGGGCGACGTCACGCGCACCGACAACGCCCGCTACGCCGCCGCCTTCAGCCACCGCGACGAGAGCGCCCGCCCGGGCTACTACCGGGTCGGGCTGTCCTCCTACGGCGGCATCACCGCCGAGCTGACCGCGGGCCGCCGCACCGGCCACCAGCGCTACACCTTCCCGGCCACCGGCAAGGCCAACGTGCTGCTCAACACCGGGCAGTCGCTGCACCGCACGGTCTCCACCACCGTCGAGGTCCTCGACTCCCGCACCGTCCGCTCCGCCGTCACCGGCCGCGGCTTCTGCCAGGACACGCGCCCGTACACGGTGTACACGATCACCCGCTTCGACCGGCCCTTCACCACCTTCGGCACCTGGAACGGCGACAAGGTCTCCGAGGGCACCCGCAGCTCCACCTCCGCCGGCCGCAACGGCGCCTGGGTGCGCTTCGACACCACCCGCGACCGCACGGTGGAGGCCACCACCGCCATCAGCTACGTCGACGCCGCCGGCGCCGCCGGCAACCTGCGCGCGGAGGACGACGACTTCGACCGCACGGCCCGGGCCGCGCGCGAGGCGTGGGAGCGGCGCCTGGACGACGTCCGCGTGCAGGGCGGCGCGGCGGCGCTGCGCCGCACCTTCTACTCCTCGCTGTACCGCACCTTCCTCGCCCCCACCGTCGGCAGCGACGCCGACGGCCGCTACACCGGCTGGGACGGGAGGATCCACCGCGCCCGCGGCTTCACCTACTACCAGAACTGGTCGCTGTGGGACACCTACCGCACCCAGGCGCAGCTGCTCGCGCTGCTGGCGCCGGACGAGTCGCGGGACATGGCGCTGTCGGTGCTGCAGGTCGAGGAGGACGGCGGCTGGCTGCCCAAGTGGGGCTACGGCACGGTCGAGACGAACATCATGACCGGCGACCCGGTCACCCCCTTCCTCACCAACGCCTACCAGCACGGGCTGCTCAAGGGCCACGAGGAGGAGGCCTACCGGGTGCTGAAGAGGAACGCCGACGGGGTGCCGCCCAAGGACTCCCCGTACGTGGGCCGCGACGGCAACGACCGCTACATCCGCGACGGTTACGTACCCTGCGTGCCCGGCAGGCCCAAGGAGAAGCCGGGCGACTCCGACGTCCACCAGGGCGGCTCGGCGACCCTGGAGTACGCGCTGGCCGACGGGATGCTCGCGAAGATGGCCCGCTCCCTCGGCCACCACGCGGACGCCGACCGCTACGCGGCCCGCTCCCGGAACTACCGCAACGTCCACGACCCCGCCACGGGCTTCTTCCGGGCCCGGGGCGCCGACGGCGCGTTCATGGGCCCCGCCGACCCGGCGAAGAGCGTCTGCTTCCACGAGGGCACCGCGTGGCAGTACCAGTGGCTGGTGCCGCAGGACCTGCCGGGGATGATCGACCTGATCGGCGGCAGGGCGGCGGCGAACTCCCGGCTCGACTCCTTCTTCGCCTACGACCGGCTGCTGAAGGACCCGGCGCGCACCGCCCGCGAGGTGTGGGTCCACGGCCCGTACGACTACTACAACGCCGACAAGTACAACCCGCAGAACGAGCCCGACCTCATCGCCCCGTACACGTACCTGTCGACCGGGCAGCCCTGGAAGACGACGGACGTGGTCCACGCCGCGCTCACCCTCTTCACCGATGCGCCGACCGGGATGACCGGCAACGACGACCTGGGCACGATGTCGGCGTGGATGGTGCTCTCCGCCATCGGCGTCTTCCCCGTCCAGCCGGGCGCGGACGTGTGGGGGCTGAGCACCCCGGTGTTCGACCGGGTGGACCTCAACCTCGACGGGGAGCGGTTCACCGTGACCGCCCCGGGGACCTCCGACCGGGAGCGCTACGTGCAGTCGGTGCGCCTCGACGGCGAGGGGTACGGGCGCACGTACCTGACGTCGCGCCAGATCACCGGGGGCGGGAAGCTGGACTTCACGGTCGGCGCGTCCCCCTCGGGCTGGGGCACCGGAGCCCGGGCGGCGGCGCCCGCCATCGGCTGA
- a CDS encoding (2Fe-2S)-binding protein, which produces MRLTGLAAVGPFFALRTEEAPEAPGEAPGEYLPLGEEAVRARVETVAGRLGTEDRRVAASVAYQGIAGRLLSVALGSAVLAGEVPDLGRLRWHPARTAPDDLWLPGPTALPGAAGDPAGVIREHVLRGPLADLHALTRTVVPVSGRLLWGNAASSLAGSLRVLHAWCRDRGRPQDAARALDLARAVLADPLLHGTGTLVPGPAPRSAPSFVRSTCCLYYRVLPGGMCGDCVLRHAPPRVR; this is translated from the coding sequence ATGCGCCTGACCGGACTCGCAGCCGTAGGACCGTTCTTCGCCCTGCGGACCGAAGAGGCGCCCGAGGCGCCCGGAGAAGCCCCCGGGGAGTACCTGCCGCTCGGCGAGGAGGCCGTGCGCGCACGCGTGGAGACCGTCGCCGGGCGCCTGGGGACGGAGGACCGGCGCGTGGCCGCGTCCGTCGCCTATCAGGGCATCGCCGGGCGGCTGCTGTCCGTCGCCCTGGGCTCGGCCGTGCTCGCCGGAGAGGTCCCCGACCTCGGCCGGCTGCGCTGGCACCCGGCCCGTACCGCGCCGGACGACCTGTGGCTGCCCGGCCCCACGGCCCTGCCGGGCGCCGCCGGGGACCCGGCCGGAGTCATCCGCGAGCACGTCCTGCGCGGCCCGCTGGCGGACCTGCACGCCCTCACCCGCACGGTCGTCCCGGTCTCCGGGCGCCTCCTGTGGGGCAACGCGGCATCATCGCTCGCGGGCTCCCTGCGCGTGCTGCACGCCTGGTGCCGCGACCGGGGCCGCCCGCAGGACGCGGCCCGCGCCCTGGACCTGGCCCGCGCCGTGCTCGCCGACCCGCTCCTGCACGGCACCGGCACCCTCGTACCGGGCCCCGCGCCGCGCTCCGCGCCGTCCTTCGTGCGCAGCACCTGCTGTCTGTACTACCGGGTGCTGCCCGGCGGGATGTGCGGCGACTGCGTGCTGCGGCACGCGCCGCCGCGGGTGCGCTGA
- a CDS encoding PAS domain-containing protein: MVSDEYISWRNHFLLLLDRIPTPIAVCRPDGEVTVANPAMAAEWGTSPVRLRGRNLHEMFRPRLPGRLDRHIEALRLGRRPRHPIEVRWLAGAGGVEREGELLVDPVGDGFPPSPMLLAVLRVRAGDTVPRPAEPVAEVSVVEGHILALAAAGATTAAIGKAVGLTVDGVNYHLTRLTRRWRVPNRTALVAKAYVLGVLSTREWPPAPYPQRTRGGACRSTQSPHIPPGSTR; the protein is encoded by the coding sequence GTGGTGAGCGACGAATACATCAGTTGGCGCAATCATTTCCTGCTGCTCCTCGACCGCATCCCGACGCCGATCGCGGTCTGCCGGCCGGACGGCGAGGTCACGGTCGCGAACCCGGCCATGGCCGCCGAGTGGGGCACGTCGCCGGTCCGCCTGCGCGGCCGGAACCTGCACGAGATGTTCCGGCCACGGCTGCCGGGCCGGCTCGACCGGCACATCGAGGCCCTGCGGCTCGGCCGCCGGCCCCGTCACCCGATCGAGGTGCGCTGGCTGGCGGGCGCGGGGGGCGTCGAGCGGGAGGGGGAGCTGCTCGTGGACCCGGTCGGGGACGGCTTCCCGCCGAGCCCGATGCTGCTGGCGGTGCTCCGGGTGCGGGCGGGGGACACCGTCCCGCGTCCGGCGGAACCGGTCGCCGAGGTGAGCGTGGTGGAGGGGCACATCCTGGCGCTGGCCGCCGCGGGGGCGACGACCGCCGCCATCGGCAAGGCGGTCGGGCTGACCGTGGACGGCGTCAACTACCACCTGACCCGGCTCACCCGTCGCTGGCGCGTGCCCAACCGCACGGCGCTGGTGGCCAAGGCCTACGTCCTCGGCGTGCTCTCGACACGGGAGTGGCCGCCCGCGCCCTACCCTCAGCGCACCCGCGGCGGCGCGTGCCGCAGCACGCAGTCGCCGCACATCCCGCCGGGCAGCACCCGGTAG
- a CDS encoding NAD(P)/FAD-dependent oxidoreductase — protein sequence MSSRARIVVVGAGFAGYQAARELSRTARGAAEIVLVNPHDYFLYLPLLPEVAAGILEPRRVSVSLTGTLPRVRLVLGQVDTVDLDGRRIGYADPEGNRGTLAYDRLLLTVGSVNKLLPVPGVAERAHGFRGLPEALYLRDHVVRQTELAGAAADAEERTARLTFVVVGAGYTGTEVAAHGVLFTDSLVRRNSALREAGARPRWVLLDLAPRVLPELDERLSRTADRVLRRRGVEVRTGTSVKEATREGVHLDDGEFVPTRSLVWCVGVRPDPLVAGLGLPTERGRLCVDEYLTVPGHPEVFACGDAAAVPDLTRPGEHTPMTAQHAQRQGRTAARNIAASFGRGERRPYRHRDLGFTVDLGGVQAAADPLHIPLSGPLASAVTRGYHLAAMPGNRIRVAADWLLDSLLPRQGVQLGLVRSGSVPLDTETPEVARTPYDRS from the coding sequence GTGAGCAGCCGAGCCCGGATCGTCGTCGTCGGAGCCGGATTCGCCGGCTACCAGGCCGCCCGCGAGCTGTCCCGCACGGCGCGCGGCGCCGCCGAGATCGTGCTCGTCAACCCGCACGACTACTTCCTCTACCTGCCCCTCCTCCCCGAGGTCGCGGCCGGCATCCTCGAGCCGCGCCGGGTGTCGGTGTCGCTGACCGGGACCCTGCCGCGGGTCCGGCTCGTCCTCGGCCAGGTGGACACGGTCGACCTCGACGGCCGGCGCATCGGGTACGCCGACCCCGAGGGCAACCGCGGCACCCTGGCCTACGACCGGCTGCTGCTGACCGTGGGCAGCGTCAACAAGCTGCTGCCCGTGCCCGGCGTCGCCGAGCGCGCCCACGGCTTCCGCGGCCTGCCCGAGGCCCTCTACCTGCGGGACCACGTCGTGCGCCAGACCGAGCTGGCCGGTGCCGCGGCCGATGCGGAGGAGCGCACCGCCCGGCTGACCTTCGTGGTCGTCGGGGCGGGGTACACCGGCACCGAAGTGGCCGCCCACGGCGTGCTGTTCACCGACTCGCTGGTGCGCCGCAACAGCGCCCTGCGGGAAGCGGGTGCCCGCCCCCGCTGGGTGCTCCTGGACCTCGCCCCACGGGTCCTGCCCGAGCTGGACGAGCGCCTGTCGCGCACCGCGGACCGGGTGCTGCGCCGCCGCGGCGTCGAGGTCCGTACGGGCACGTCCGTCAAGGAGGCCACCCGGGAGGGCGTGCACCTGGACGACGGGGAGTTCGTCCCGACGCGCTCCCTCGTCTGGTGCGTGGGGGTGCGCCCGGACCCGCTGGTCGCCGGGCTCGGTCTGCCCACCGAGCGGGGGCGGCTGTGCGTGGACGAGTACCTGACCGTCCCCGGGCACCCGGAGGTCTTCGCCTGCGGCGACGCCGCGGCCGTGCCCGACCTCACCCGGCCCGGCGAGCACACCCCGATGACCGCCCAGCACGCCCAGCGGCAGGGCCGGACCGCCGCCCGCAACATCGCCGCGTCCTTCGGGCGCGGGGAGCGCCGCCCCTACCGCCACCGCGACCTGGGCTTCACGGTCGACCTCGGCGGCGTCCAGGCCGCGGCCGACCCGCTGCACATCCCGCTCTCCGGGCCCCTGGCCAGTGCCGTTACCCGTGGCTACCACCTGGCGGCCATGCCCGGCAACCGCATCCGCGTCGCCGCCGACTGGCTCCTCGACTCGCTCCTGCCCCGCCAGGGCGTCCAGCTCGGCCTCGTCCGCTCCGGGTCCGTCCCGCTCGACACGGAGACGCCGGAGGTGGCCCGCACGCCGTACGACAGGTCGTGA
- a CDS encoding phosphatidylinositol-specific phospholipase C domain-containing protein, with protein sequence MRRAIRTALTTAVTAALTAVTAVASAPAGAAEGPAYSATASPGVHNAYESAKYPYFADALDSGASLLELDVWTNGFGGRSFRVSHSNPLRNANNCEGATSPAELRTGTRNQPLAGCLADIRAWHDAHPGHRPVLLKVEMKDGFNADSGRGPAELDALLTEKLGDALYRPADLAGGRATLDEAVRAGGWPARSAMAGKFLVELIPGTVEERNPADRLWTDREYAQHLRDLAAAGRLRQAAAFPAVHGAVPGDPRTRYADPALRPWFVVFDGDAATYTAGGIDTAWYDDRHYLLVMTDAHKVAPAIDVTRPTEAQARARLALLAGAHASFATADWYPLPQVLSTVLPRG encoded by the coding sequence ATGAGAAGAGCGATACGCACGGCACTGACGACGGCCGTGACCGCGGCACTGACGGCGGTCACGGCCGTCGCGTCCGCTCCGGCCGGGGCGGCCGAGGGGCCGGCCTACTCGGCGACGGCCTCCCCCGGAGTCCACAACGCCTACGAGAGCGCCAAGTACCCCTACTTCGCGGACGCCCTCGACTCCGGCGCCTCCCTGCTCGAACTCGACGTCTGGACCAACGGCTTCGGCGGGCGCTCCTTCCGCGTCTCGCACTCCAACCCCCTGCGCAACGCCAACAACTGCGAGGGCGCCACGTCGCCCGCGGAGCTGCGCACCGGCACCCGCAACCAGCCCCTGGCCGGCTGCCTCGCCGACATCCGCGCCTGGCACGACGCCCACCCCGGCCACCGGCCCGTCCTGCTCAAGGTCGAGATGAAGGACGGCTTCAACGCCGACAGCGGCCGCGGCCCCGCCGAACTCGACGCCCTGCTCACCGAGAAGCTCGGCGACGCCCTCTACCGCCCCGCCGACCTCGCCGGCGGCCGCGCCACCCTCGACGAGGCCGTCCGGGCCGGCGGCTGGCCCGCCCGCTCCGCGATGGCCGGCAAGTTCCTCGTCGAACTCATCCCCGGCACCGTGGAGGAGCGCAACCCCGCCGACCGGCTGTGGACCGACCGGGAGTACGCGCAGCACCTGCGCGACCTCGCGGCCGCCGGCCGGCTCCGTCAGGCCGCCGCCTTCCCCGCCGTCCACGGCGCCGTCCCCGGCGACCCCCGCACCCGCTACGCCGACCCGGCCCTGCGCCCCTGGTTCGTCGTCTTCGACGGGGACGCCGCCACGTACACGGCGGGCGGCATCGACACGGCCTGGTACGACGACCGGCATTACCTCCTCGTCATGACGGACGCCCACAAGGTGGCCCCGGCCATCGACGTCACCCGCCCCACCGAGGCCCAGGCCCGCGCCCGGCTGGCCCTCCTGGCCGGAGCCCACGCCAGTTTCGCGACCGCGGACTGGTACCCCCTGCCCCAAGTGCTCTCCACGGTGCTGCCGCGGGGCTGA
- a CDS encoding PaaX family transcriptional regulator C-terminal domain-containing protein — MDDTVAVSPAAPAGPAAPALRSLTARSVVLSTLLGHHPPALPARALVRVGELFGTAEGTVRTALTRMVAAGDLEQHDGTYRLTDRLLARQARQDDSRAPRTRPWDGGWEIAVVTPERRSAADRAALRQAMAALRLGELREGCWMRPANLLRDRPPVVTAQCTLLTGAPEGDPARLAAALWDLDGWAARARFLESALREDRTAALAERFTVSAAVLRHLLSDPVLPRELLPADWPGAELRRRYEAFDRDFRALLRRHIGI; from the coding sequence ATGGACGACACCGTTGCCGTTTCTCCCGCCGCGCCCGCCGGTCCCGCCGCTCCTGCACTGCGGTCCCTGACCGCGCGCTCGGTCGTACTCTCCACCCTCCTCGGGCACCACCCGCCCGCGCTCCCCGCGCGCGCCCTCGTCCGCGTGGGGGAACTGTTCGGGACCGCGGAGGGGACGGTGCGGACGGCCCTGACCCGGATGGTCGCCGCGGGCGACCTGGAGCAGCACGACGGCACCTACCGGCTGACCGACCGGCTCCTCGCCCGCCAGGCCCGGCAGGACGACAGCCGCGCGCCCCGCACCCGGCCGTGGGACGGCGGCTGGGAGATCGCCGTCGTCACCCCCGAGCGCCGCAGCGCGGCCGACCGCGCCGCCCTGCGCCAGGCCATGGCGGCGCTCCGCCTGGGCGAACTGCGCGAAGGCTGCTGGATGCGCCCCGCCAACCTCCTGCGGGACCGGCCGCCGGTCGTCACCGCCCAGTGCACGCTGCTGACGGGCGCGCCGGAGGGCGACCCGGCACGGCTCGCGGCGGCCTTGTGGGACCTGGACGGCTGGGCCGCGCGCGCCCGCTTCCTGGAGTCCGCCCTCCGCGAGGACCGCACGGCGGCCCTCGCGGAACGCTTCACGGTCTCGGCCGCGGTCCTGCGGCACCTGCTGTCGGACCCGGTCCTGCCGCGGGAGCTGCTGCCGGCGGACTGGCCCGGGGCGGAACTGCGGCGCCGCTACGAGGCGTTCGACCGCGACTTCCGGGCCCTGCTGCGGCGCCACATCGGCATCTGA